Proteins encoded in a region of the Antedon mediterranea chromosome 2, ecAntMedi1.1, whole genome shotgun sequence genome:
- the LOC140040199 gene encoding uncharacterized protein isoform X1: MYSHQRIYTLLIVGIIVVCLFEVSNSIWCPECTSTGTIQCNTIEDGIMQCHLTNCPLTECDADSECTLLSGFHDNGTVIESSHYAGCFPVDKNDEIYAVTECSESIDHDYGDFSCQCAVSNCTSNFIVYPEGYKPPPKPQLPPPDKDSTNSSVSLIEVSDRIWCPECAGTGTIQCNTIQDGIMQCHLTNCPLTECDADSECTLVSGFHDNGTVIESSNFAGCFPIDNKDEIYTGNTECSEFIDHDYGDFICQCAVSNCTSNFIVYPEGYKPSPKPQLPPPDKNSTNSSDSTTISTLKISNQKVGQNISGYVIGGIVMGSLTILIILALFGIKIAQQRRRLMEDYKHGRPSSNAESTSVDITSEGSDQKIIGADTPPESPIHDYNQNMRITLDYIIGRGRYGAVWKAEWKQRDQIKDVAVKVFHSYDSTSWNVEKDLFTDASVSLAHENIVRFISAEERRQAYQRNLWIVTTFYENGSLMNYIKVNTLDWEQFCLMGLTLCRGIAHLHSDYSPNGLRKVPIAHRDLKSSNILVKPDGSCAIADFGLAVRLDPTSSTDEMANNGQVGTPRYMAPEALECKVNLRDIEAFKQMDAYSMALILWEMAMRCDVIGYAHEYQLPFGDKVSGHPSMEKMKTLVAYSRLRPPIPEQWSTVTGMKIVSATIQDGWDDDPEARLSASCVEVRFYDLSTFINGRQLVEKDETSPVTVV, encoded by the exons ATGTATTCGCATCAGAGGATTTATACATTGCTTATTGTAGGGATAATTGTTG TTTGCCTATTCGAAGTCAGCAATAGTATTTGGTGCCCGGAATGCACTAGTACAGGTACCATCCAATGTAATACTATTGAAGATGGGATTATGCAATGTCACCTGACAAATTGTCCGTTAACAGAATGCGATGCGGACAGTGAGTGTACGCTGTTATCGGGATTCCATGATAATGGAACTGTTATAGAAAGCTCTCATTATGCTGGATGTTTTCCAGTAGATAAAAATGATGAGATTTACGCTGTAACCGAGTGCTCCGAGTCCATTGATCATGACTACGGGGACTTCAGTTGCCAATGTGCTGTTTCAAATTGTACGTCAAACTTTATAGTATATCCAGAGGGGTACAAACCACCACCAAAACCCCAACTACCTCCACCGGACAAAGACAGTACAAATTCTTCAG TTAGCCTAATCGAAGTCAGCGATAGGATTTGGTGCCCGGAATGCGCTGGTACAGGTACCATCCAATGTAATACTATTCAAGATGGGATTATGCAATGTCACCTGACAAATTGTCCGTTAACAGAATGCGATGCGGACAGTGAGTGTACGCTGGTATCGGGATTCCATGATAATGGAACTGTTATAGAAAGCTCTAATTTTGCTGGATGTTTTCCAATAGATAACAAAGATGAGATTTACACTGGAAATACCGAGTGCTCCGAGTTCATTGATCATGACTACGGGGACTTCATTTGCCAATGTGCTGTTTCAAATTGTACGTCAAACTTTATAGTTTATCCAGAGGGGTACAAACCTTCACCAAAACCCCAACTACCTCCACCGGACAAAAACAGTACAAATTCTTCAG ACTCTACTACCATCAGTACTCTCAAAATATCTAATCAAAAAGTGGGACAAAACATAAGCGGTTACGTTATTGGTGGAATCGTAATGGGTAGTTTAACCATATTGATCATTCTGGCACTTTTCGGCATAAAAATTGCTCAACAACGTCGCCGTCTTATGGAAGATTATAAACATGGAAGACCATCAAGCAACGCAGAAAGCACAAGTGTTGATATAACATCGGAAGGAAGTGATCAGAAGATTATTGGAGCCGACACACCACCAGAGAGTccgattcatgattataatcaAAATATGAGGATAACGTTAGACTATATAATTGGAAGAGGGCGCTATGGTGCCGTATGGAAAGCAGAATGGAAACAACGGGATCAGATCAAAGACGTTGCCGTCAAGGTGTTTCACTCTTACGATTCAACGTCATGGAATGTTGAGAAAGACCTCTTCACAGACGCGTCAGTTTCTCTTGCACATGAAAACATTGTAAGGTTTATATCTGCTGAAGAAAGACGTCAGGCTTATCAACGGAATTTGTGGATAGTTACAACTTTTTATGAAAATGGCTCTTTGATGAACTATATTAAAGTTAACACATTAGATTGGGAACAATTTTGCTTGATGGGTCTGACGCTCTGTCGTGGCATTGCTCATCTACATTCTGATTATTCTCCTAATGGTTTGCGGAAAGTACCAATTGCTCATAGAGACTTGAAAAGTTCAAATATACTGGTAAAACCTGACGGGTCATGTGCTATAGCAGATTTTGGTCTTGCGGTTCGACTCGATCCTACGTCCTCTACCGATGAGATGGCTAACAATGGCCAG GTTGGTACCCCAAGGTACATGGCACCAGAAGCACTTGAGTGTAAGGTTAACCTGCGAGATATCGAAGCTTTCAAACAAATGGACGCATACTCAATGGCTTTGATCTTGTGGGAGATGGCGATGAGATGTGACGTCATTGGAT aTGCCCATGAATATCAGCTACCGTTTGGAGATAAGGTATCCGGCCACCCGTCGAtggaaaaaatgaaaacattagtGGCATACAGTCGGTTACGACCACCGATACCAGAGCAATGGTCCACTGTTACG GGTATGAAAATTGTTTCAGCTACAATTCAAGACGGTTGGGATGACGATCCGGAAGCCCGTCTATCAGCATCGTGCGTCGAGGTTAGATTCTACGACTTGTCTACGTTTATAAATGGACGTCAGTTAGTCGAAAAAGACGAAACTTCTCCAGTCACAGTTGTATGA
- the LOC140040199 gene encoding TGF-beta receptor type-2-like isoform X2: MYSHQRIYTLLIVGIIVVCLFEVSNSIWCPECTSTGTIQCNTIEDGIMQCHLTNCPLTECDADSECTLLSGFHDNGTVIESSHYAGCFPVDKNDEIYAVTECSESIDHDYGDFSCQCAVSNCTSNFIVYPEGYKPPPKPQLPPPDKDSTNSSDSTTISTLKISNQKVGQNISGYVIGGIVMGSLTILIILALFGIKIAQQRRRLMEDYKHGRPSSNAESTSVDITSEGSDQKIIGADTPPESPIHDYNQNMRITLDYIIGRGRYGAVWKAEWKQRDQIKDVAVKVFHSYDSTSWNVEKDLFTDASVSLAHENIVRFISAEERRQAYQRNLWIVTTFYENGSLMNYIKVNTLDWEQFCLMGLTLCRGIAHLHSDYSPNGLRKVPIAHRDLKSSNILVKPDGSCAIADFGLAVRLDPTSSTDEMANNGQVGTPRYMAPEALECKVNLRDIEAFKQMDAYSMALILWEMAMRCDVIGYAHEYQLPFGDKVSGHPSMEKMKTLVAYSRLRPPIPEQWSTVTGMKIVSATIQDGWDDDPEARLSASCVEVRFYDLSTFINGRQLVEKDETSPVTVV, encoded by the exons ATGTATTCGCATCAGAGGATTTATACATTGCTTATTGTAGGGATAATTGTTG TTTGCCTATTCGAAGTCAGCAATAGTATTTGGTGCCCGGAATGCACTAGTACAGGTACCATCCAATGTAATACTATTGAAGATGGGATTATGCAATGTCACCTGACAAATTGTCCGTTAACAGAATGCGATGCGGACAGTGAGTGTACGCTGTTATCGGGATTCCATGATAATGGAACTGTTATAGAAAGCTCTCATTATGCTGGATGTTTTCCAGTAGATAAAAATGATGAGATTTACGCTGTAACCGAGTGCTCCGAGTCCATTGATCATGACTACGGGGACTTCAGTTGCCAATGTGCTGTTTCAAATTGTACGTCAAACTTTATAGTATATCCAGAGGGGTACAAACCACCACCAAAACCCCAACTACCTCCACCGGACAAAGACAGTACAAATTCTTCAG ACTCTACTACCATCAGTACTCTCAAAATATCTAATCAAAAAGTGGGACAAAACATAAGCGGTTACGTTATTGGTGGAATCGTAATGGGTAGTTTAACCATATTGATCATTCTGGCACTTTTCGGCATAAAAATTGCTCAACAACGTCGCCGTCTTATGGAAGATTATAAACATGGAAGACCATCAAGCAACGCAGAAAGCACAAGTGTTGATATAACATCGGAAGGAAGTGATCAGAAGATTATTGGAGCCGACACACCACCAGAGAGTccgattcatgattataatcaAAATATGAGGATAACGTTAGACTATATAATTGGAAGAGGGCGCTATGGTGCCGTATGGAAAGCAGAATGGAAACAACGGGATCAGATCAAAGACGTTGCCGTCAAGGTGTTTCACTCTTACGATTCAACGTCATGGAATGTTGAGAAAGACCTCTTCACAGACGCGTCAGTTTCTCTTGCACATGAAAACATTGTAAGGTTTATATCTGCTGAAGAAAGACGTCAGGCTTATCAACGGAATTTGTGGATAGTTACAACTTTTTATGAAAATGGCTCTTTGATGAACTATATTAAAGTTAACACATTAGATTGGGAACAATTTTGCTTGATGGGTCTGACGCTCTGTCGTGGCATTGCTCATCTACATTCTGATTATTCTCCTAATGGTTTGCGGAAAGTACCAATTGCTCATAGAGACTTGAAAAGTTCAAATATACTGGTAAAACCTGACGGGTCATGTGCTATAGCAGATTTTGGTCTTGCGGTTCGACTCGATCCTACGTCCTCTACCGATGAGATGGCTAACAATGGCCAG GTTGGTACCCCAAGGTACATGGCACCAGAAGCACTTGAGTGTAAGGTTAACCTGCGAGATATCGAAGCTTTCAAACAAATGGACGCATACTCAATGGCTTTGATCTTGTGGGAGATGGCGATGAGATGTGACGTCATTGGAT aTGCCCATGAATATCAGCTACCGTTTGGAGATAAGGTATCCGGCCACCCGTCGAtggaaaaaatgaaaacattagtGGCATACAGTCGGTTACGACCACCGATACCAGAGCAATGGTCCACTGTTACG GGTATGAAAATTGTTTCAGCTACAATTCAAGACGGTTGGGATGACGATCCGGAAGCCCGTCTATCAGCATCGTGCGTCGAGGTTAGATTCTACGACTTGTCTACGTTTATAAATGGACGTCAGTTAGTCGAAAAAGACGAAACTTCTCCAGTCACAGTTGTATGA